One genomic region from Deinococcus apachensis DSM 19763 encodes:
- a CDS encoding ParB/RepB/Spo0J family partition protein, with protein sequence MSRKARPAIGARLTGLVEGVEALGQPAATTLPVADLRPGAFQPRVHFSPEGLEELARSVREQGILQPLLVRPLGDGRYEIVAGERRWRAARLAGLTEVPVLLRNLTDAQAQLAAAVENLQREDLNVLEEVRARLQVAASTLGVPANEAVARLFALDRRPEEDPEAVARLDTMFSALGRETWRSFVKNRAAVLNLPEDVQEAMRAGLDYRKALVVGRVADPGRRAELLRAAVEGATVQALREQVSPPRPQEADPVQVVARRLADRQTLAGLDAARRRKVEKLLQQIGELLDSA encoded by the coding sequence GTGAGCCGCAAGGCCCGGCCCGCCATCGGCGCCCGGCTGACCGGACTGGTGGAGGGCGTGGAAGCGCTCGGCCAGCCCGCCGCGACCACCCTGCCCGTGGCGGACCTCCGGCCGGGGGCCTTTCAACCGCGCGTTCACTTTTCCCCCGAGGGGCTGGAGGAACTGGCCCGCAGCGTGCGGGAGCAGGGCATCCTCCAGCCGCTGCTGGTGCGGCCGTTGGGTGACGGGCGGTACGAGATCGTGGCGGGGGAACGGCGTTGGCGGGCCGCGCGGCTCGCGGGCCTGACGGAGGTGCCCGTGCTGCTGCGCAACCTCACCGACGCGCAGGCGCAACTCGCCGCCGCGGTGGAGAACCTGCAACGCGAGGACCTGAACGTGCTGGAGGAGGTGCGCGCCCGCCTCCAGGTCGCGGCCTCGACCCTGGGGGTGCCCGCGAACGAGGCGGTCGCCCGGCTCTTCGCCCTCGACCGCAGGCCGGAGGAGGACCCCGAGGCCGTCGCCCGGCTCGACACCATGTTTAGCGCGTTGGGGCGGGAAACCTGGCGCAGCTTCGTGAAGAACCGCGCCGCCGTGCTTAACCTCCCGGAGGATGTGCAGGAGGCCATGCGCGCGGGGCTGGACTACCGCAAGGCGCTTGTCGTTGGGCGGGTAGCGGACCCGGGGAGGCGGGCCGAACTGCTCCGGGCGGCGGTCGAGGGCGCGACCGTGCAGGCCCTGCGCGAGCAGGTCTCCCCTCCCCGACCACAGGAGGCCGATCCCGTTCAGGTCGTGGCACGCCGCCTCGCCGACCGCCAGACGCTGGCCGGGCTCGACGCCGCCCGCCGCCGCAAGGTGGAAAAGCTCCTTCAGCAGATCGGCGAGCTTCTCGATTCGGCATGA
- a CDS encoding ParA family protein — protein MRTLTFFNHAGGVMKSSLTRDVGYTFSQAGLRVLVVDLDPQANLTDWLGVSGVTREQTVYDTATRGDPLPSPTAAHGLDLIPSDVSLALAEGQMMGVVGAHLHLRQALQLVTSRYDVVLIDSPPSLGQLSILGALAADHLVVPVPTRQKGMNALAGLSEAMATYRKLRPDLTVALYVPTLYDARRSHDREALAALQGMLRPLASPIPDRGAVWNDSASAGQPVGVYAPGSPVHQDVLRVTAEIARAAHLNVQIPGVKA, from the coding sequence ATGCGGACGCTGACGTTCTTCAATCATGCGGGAGGGGTCATGAAGTCCAGCCTGACCCGCGACGTGGGCTACACGTTCTCGCAGGCCGGGCTTCGCGTATTGGTCGTGGACCTCGACCCACAGGCCAACCTGACCGACTGGCTGGGGGTGTCGGGCGTCACGCGTGAGCAGACGGTGTACGACACCGCGACGCGCGGCGATCCTCTCCCCTCCCCCACTGCGGCGCACGGCCTGGACCTGATTCCCAGCGACGTGTCCCTGGCCCTGGCGGAGGGACAGATGATGGGCGTGGTGGGCGCGCATCTGCACCTGCGCCAGGCGCTGCAGCTCGTAACAAGCCGGTACGACGTGGTGCTGATCGACAGCCCGCCCAGCCTGGGGCAACTGTCCATCCTGGGGGCGCTGGCGGCGGACCATCTGGTGGTGCCCGTCCCCACCCGGCAGAAGGGCATGAACGCGCTGGCGGGACTCTCGGAGGCGATGGCGACGTACCGCAAGCTGCGGCCCGACCTCACGGTGGCGCTGTACGTCCCCACCCTGTACGACGCGCGGCGCTCGCACGACCGGGAGGCACTGGCCGCCCTTCAGGGAATGCTGCGCCCCCTCGCCAGCCCAATTCCCGACCGTGGGGCAGTCTGGAACGACAGCGCGAGTGCCGGGCAGCCGGTGGGCGTGTACGCGCCGGGTTCCCCCGTTCACCAGGACGTGCTGCGGGTGACGGCGGAGATCGCACGGGCGGCTCACCTGAACGTGCAGATCCCCGGGGTGAAGGCGTGA